Below is a window of Garra rufa chromosome 24, GarRuf1.0, whole genome shotgun sequence DNA.
ATGACCcctataatgaaaaaaaatgacaCTGTTGTAACAGATAGATAATAGAGTACTCAACTGGTTTATTCTGTCTGTGATTCCATAGGGGGCACCCATGTGTTTTGTAAGCGTTTGAGCAAGATTAGGTTCTTTGAAGATGAGAGACAGAAGTTTGACTTTGTTCAAAGGCTGATGAGAATTTCATAGTGTTCGTCTGTCTAAATTTAGCTGTACAGACTAAGTTTCACATTtggatgtgtgtatgtgtgtgtgtgtgtgtgtgtgtgtgtgtgtgtgtgtgtgtgtgtgtgtgtgtgcaggttaGAGCAGTTGGGTTTCAACGCTCTCCTCCAGCTGATGATTGGAGTTCCTCTGGAGATGGTTCATGGGATCCTGAGGATCAGTCTGCTGTATATGGCAGGAGTCGTCGCCGGTGAGTTAGTGCGCGTGTGTCCGCATACATCTTGCTGTCCTTGCACTCTGACGAGTTCACCAGGAGAATGTGCTCATATTTATGATGGACATGTCACCAGTGGGCAATGACCTAATCAATAGCCTCTGAATTATTCACtcactccacacacacacacacacacacacacacacacacacacacacacacacacacacacacacacacacacacacacacacacacacacacacacacacacaccatgtcTCGTCACACACCCTCCAAAGCGGCAAATATACCACCTCTGGAGTCAGTGTGTGGTGTAATggaatacatttacattttaatgctAGCTATGTTCTTCATATTAAAAGACAGAGATATATATTGTTCCTTTATCAGGGCTATTTCATTCCTAGAGGGCCGCAGCCTTGAGAGTTTCACTCCAATCCTAATTAAACACATCTGaaacagctaatcaaggtcttcagggcAAGTGTGGTTAATTAGAGtggggaatatatatatatatatatatatatatatatatatatattaacagcaCTCTATTTAAAATActaggaatatatatatatatatattattttttacatttaaactaaAGCAAAATATCAAGTAAAATtcttatttaaataaaactatttttaatttaattaaaataacatgTAATTTACTAGAGGTTCTGACAAAGTGTTAATTGttcattattaaattaaataaaattcaaatgaataaattcaataaaattacattttttaaattaaaataaataaaagaaatacatttaacaaatatatataaaaaaattatattaatctGAACAAAATAATTTTGCATGGAGTCAATGTCTCATTCATAAAGAAAATAGGAGATATACAGATGATGTCCTGCTGTTACTGTATATTCTGTTAAATTCAGAGCCCAATCAAACAAACCTGtctgtaattaataaataatcctgaagaccttgattagctgcttCAGGTCTGTTTAATTAGAGTTCATATAAAACCCAGCAGGATGTGGCCCTTCAGTCCAGGAACAGAATCAAATAGCCTTGATGTTGCATAATACAACTTAACTATTGCAAATGACGATGCTAAGGTCAGTTTAAAGAAAAGGACAGAAGAGAAAATGCATGTGTGAGAAGAAAGAGTATTGAGAAAAAGCAACATAAAAAGAGCAGAATGATGAAGACGATGGTGGAGTAAGAGTGCTGAGCGCAGCACAGCTCAGTGTCTAACGCACCGTATAGACGATCTGTCACACACAGGATATGCCAATATTCAATTATCTCACCCGCTTCTGCTGTATTTTGCATGCATGTTTGCTTTCCTTTGAGATTTTAGTTTAAAGTACACCATTAGCTTTACTCGATGTGTTTTGTGCCGCTGTGGGTTTTAATGTTCTGTATTAAATTAAAGTGCACTTGGGAATGGCCACCTAATGACCAGccagaacatcttagcaaccatATGGCAAGTTTTGTGTGGGAAAAAAGCACCCATTTTCCACATATAATGTCAAAATGTAGTATAGTATGTGTTTAGACTGGAGCACTGAGCCGCTCTGTATCCTATAATTACATGACAACTATTAATTACCTTTATTATATTCATTAAATGGGTCAGCAATAGTGACGCCAGTAGTGTAGAAATACAGGTCAGGAGGGGTTTATATgcatgcatatgtgaccctggaccacaaaaccagtcttaagtcgctggggtatatttgtagcaatagccaaaaatacatagtatgggtcaaaattatagattttttcttttatgcccaaaatcattaggaaattaagtaaagatcatgttccatgaagattttttgtaaaattcctactataaatatatcaaaatgtaatttttgattagtaatatgcaatgttaagaacttaatttggacaactttaaaggtgattttctcagaattttttgccccctcagataccagattttcaaatagatgtatctcggtcaaatattgtcctatcctaacaaaccctatatcaatagaaagcttatttattgagctttcatatgatgcatacttctcagttttgtaaaatttaaccttatgactggttttgtggtccagggtcacatattaggtatgtcattttaatgtgttaatttttagtgttttatgaAAGATAACACAATAAAGACTAAAGCATGCTTCCTGAGCTGTATGTAAAtactgttatttaaaataattttttattaaattgattaaattaaatacatttgatGACATGTACAAATTGAAACTTTTGCAACGATGCTATCATAACATTGTTCCTGGTTACTTAATAAACTAGCTACagggaaattaaatgaaattaaattaaatagattcaataaagtcaaataaaattaattaattacaattacatttattacctatatttattaaatttgataaaaataaaatcaatcaattcaataaaatttaatttaaatgtattaaatttggAGTCAGttcaataaattaaataaaattacatttattgatgttgaaaaataaataaataaaatttaaatatatgaaataatgTATTAAGTTaaacacaacaaataataatgataaatttaaattttattacatttattttattacaattttgaaagaaaaaacatttttattacatttattaaatacatttgatGACATATATAAATTTGAGTAAAATTAAAACGTCTTTTATCATAACATTCTTCCTGATTTATTTATAAACTACCCACaggaaaaaataaatttaatttaatttaaaatgaatacatTCAATAaagataattaaaattaaatgtaattaaaattacattcattaaatacatttattaaactaaataaaaataaaatgaatctgTTCAATAAAATTTCAtgtacatttattaaataaaattacattcaataaagttaatttaaaattattaaagtaAAGGAGTCAgttcaataaatataataaaattacatttattaaagttattaaatgaaaaataatatttataaataaatcaaattatcatatcaattaaataaaaggaaatgtcttaatgtattaaattaaataaacatagtaataataataataaaattaattttttatttatttattttattacattttaaaatttggaaaaaaaaatatttaaaaactccTTATAAAAACTTATTTAGGTAAATGAGCCAgttaataaactaaattaaatagacataataataataataataataataataataacaataataataataaaactaaaatttatttacatttattttattaaatttgaaaaatttgaaaaaaaaatacatttaatattttttatttaaaaactccTTATAAAAACTTATTTAGGTTTTCAATTATTCTTAAGGCAAGTAAGACAgttaataaactaaattaaatagacataataataataataaaactaaaatttatttacatttattttaataaatttgaaaaatttggggaaaaaaatacatgtgatatttttttaaatcctaataaataataatatcctTATAAAACCTAAATGTAGGTTTTATTCAGTTATTCTTAAGGCAAGTAAGACAGTTATAAaacttcaaataataaaaaaaaaactgcgccGGTGGTGTACAGGTCTCTATGCGGGACCTCCTCATGTCATTATGAGccaattatattataattaaatttgCCAATCAACAGCAATTTTACTCAATAGGTGCTTTCTAAAATCAAAAGTGTTTTAACGTTGCACAAAGGTATTTAAAAGAATCACAGTCGCAGGAAACAATGTATCACATGCTCGAATTTCAAATGTATCGATTCAGATGATGTCATCACTCCACATGGAGTCACTACTTGTGGGCGGGGCTTTTGTGCAGGACCAAATATAACAAATAATCCTAGTGTTGGTCAATACAGAAGGCTAACCGTGTGTCCTCGCGTGTCTCCTCAGGTTCACTGACGGTGTCCATCACGGATATGCGCGCTCCGGTGGTGGGCGGGTCCGGCGGGGTCTATGCACTCTGCTCAGCACATCTCGCCAACGTTGTCATGGTAACCGAAACTAACTGCTGCCATGGCGACGTCTGTCAGAGTGAATGAAAAGGGGGAAATCAGGCAGAGGAAGAGAGAAACGCGGAGGGATAAATCTCTCCGGATGCTTTATATTGCGGCTTCCCTAAAGATCAAAGAGTCTCTAATCACTCGCGCGCAGACAGATACAAACAGGCCTCAGAGAGTCAGAAAGTCTCTTCAGAGTCTGCTGCGTGCTGACGGATGCGTCTCAGCTCTTCCTCTTCCCTCATGCCGCGTTGTTAAAGCGCCTTTTAATTTGTGTGAGAGGAATTTAAGGAATGTTCTGGATTCGGTGCGCTGTCAGTCACAACAGGAAATCATTTCAACTTGTTCCTCAAGCAAAATCCACCTTTAAAGAGGTGTAGTTTTACCTCTAGGAGGTGATTTCGAAACTTTACAGCtcaaataacacattttttatatttatgaattaatataAGCACAAAGTCTATATAAAATCAAATTTGTCTTATTGGTTCATTCATTATTGGTTCATTGGTTCTAATTCGTTCATTTTGGTTCATATTATAGTATGTATTGTTCACTTTTCACAATTTCCACTAAATAAAATCAAGTCCTGTCTTACATTTTTATCATTGAATATTCTATTTTACTCAAAAATATCATATTAACAAAGTTAAATAGGTTGCAAAACAcagtcagtgttattttagtgtaatactgtttatatactattatattatatatttttatatttttaattttagtgatTTTATGTAccgtttaatatttctatttagctgtaatttatttttaattcaagtTTAGTGATTTTAGCACTTCAACCtaaatgatttcagttattttacctacttttttattatttatttatgagtacaatcaataaatcaattgatcaaattaaattacatttattaaataaattattttttttaattaaacacattatttaaatttaataaaaataaagtgagtcaattcaataaattaaataaatgtaataaatttatattagtaataaacataaattaaaattaaattacatttattttattatattttaacattttgaagcAACATTATAAAACCTAAGTAAGttctattaaataattttttaaggcAAGTAagttgaattagcttttatttttatatttttcattttaattttagtgattttaagtactgttttttttatatttctttttagctttaatttatttttaattcaattttaataattttagcacTTTATTTGCAAAGGCATCATTTTTAATTTctgaattctgtttttttctgtataatttgtattttattttatgtgtctaaattacatacatttaaattaaaagtcAAATGAACacaatcaataaatcaatcaataaaattaaagttacatttattaaattaaaactaaagtGAATcagtttaataaaattaaatttaaatttattaaattaacgagtcaattcaataaataaaataaaataaaatgtctaaatgtattaaatgaataataataacaataaattaaaatatttctgcattttttctatgtaaattgtatttcatttatattattataatttttttatttttatttttattttattttttttcaattttcaatgttttaaatttattaaaaatacagatctttttaattttttaagttcAAGTTAACAATAATGATACTGATGGCACTTCACATTAGCTTTAGATTTTAGCTTTTAAAGAAGTctgacatacactaccagtcaaaagtttggacaaaagtttccccattctctttgatagggaagtgtgtccaaacttttgacactTTTTTTTACATCTCTAGAGAGACGTCTGTCATTTCAGAGGAaggagtttttattttattttatattaaacattttaagataaaaaaaaattaagaaatgcaTACATGGATGAATAGTTTACAACTTACATTTACAAAATAAGTACTTCTTCACAATGCCTTTTAACACatatgtgtttgtgtttcagaACTGGGCCGGAATGAAGTGTCCATACAAATTGCTACGGATGATTCTTGCACTTGTTTGCAGTAAGTAACTTTACTTCACAGACTGAACTGGTTGTGTTCTCTTTATGACTTGTCTTTAAGTTGAATACCTTGTCCATCGTATTCACCATAGTATATACTATTACTgcctactgttttttttattgttgaaacattatgactttattgacaaaacattacgactttattctcgaaatctttcaactttattcttgtaattttgtctttattctctaaacatttctacttaattctctaaatattttgtctttactctcgaaacatttcgactttattctcaaaatatttcgactttattttcataatttagtctttattcttgaaacatttcaactttattctcaaaacatttcaactttgtcctcgaaacactttgactttattgttgaaacattacgactttattgacaaaacattacgactttattctaaaaaaaatctttcaactttattctcgaaatctttcaactttattcttgtaattttgtctttattctccaaatgtttagactttattctcgaaatattttgactttgtcaaaACATTTCGGCTTCGTCCtagaaacacttcgactttattgttgaaacattacgactttattggCGAAGCATTaatactttattcttgtaatattttgactttattcttgaaacattttgactttattggcGAAGCATtactactttattcttgtaatatttcaactttattcttgaaacattttgatttcattctcaaaacacttcaactttattctggtaattttgtctttattctaaaaacatttagactttattgtagaaacattacgactttactgacataacattctaaaaatctttcaactttattctcaaattctttcaactttattctcaaaatcttttgactttattcttgtaattttgtctttattctataaacatttagactttattctcgaaatatgtcgactttgtaaaaacattttgactttgtccttgaaacacttcgactttattgttaaaacattacgactttattgaCGAAACATtactactttattcttgtaatattttgactttattctcgtaatcttagttttttttttttttacgtggcactaaaacaccgtTGTAGGATACAGTATATCACACATTTGTATATTGTACTTTTTTGCCAAACAGTCATCTGGTAGATCCCAAAAATGTTATATATTGCAGAAATAGTTTAATTAATAGAGTAGTATGCTGTCCCAAACATCTGCCAATCTCTTTCCTCTGTGTTTATCAGTGAGTTCAGAGGTGGGCCGCGCCGTATGGCTGCGTTTCTCCCCGCCCCTCCCCTCCTCCGGACCGCAGCCCAGTTTCATGGCTCATCTGTCGGGCGCGGTGGTGGGCATCAGCATGGGGCTGCTGATCTTGCGGAGCTATGAGGAATCTCTGCATAAACAGTGCTCCTGGTGGGTCCTCATCTTCTCCTTCATCACCTTCCTCCTCTTCGCCATCTTCTGGAACATTTTCGCGTACGAGCTGCTCGGGGTACAGATCCCGCCCCCTCCCTGATGACACGCCCCCCTCTGTGGCCTCAGTAAGCCACGCCCCCTCCCCCGTCCGACACAGGTCCGACCTCAATCTACTCCGCTCGACCAGCAGCGGAGAAACGGACATGAAAACCGGAAAGGAAGGATTTCGGAGGTGTGAAAGGAAAACGAAACGCATTCTCACATTCCATACAGAAGCAGCGAATACAAACGGCGTGGTATTTTTAATGAACACCCGGAGGCAGCTCAAGGGTCCGGCGAGCTTATTTAAACAGACCGTCTGAGGaaacatgcacacaaacacacacacacacacacacacacacacacatgtacatcAGATTTGTTGTGTATTTCAGCCCGAGGCTCCTTCATGATGCCTTTCTGTATTGTTTTGATTTGACAGCCTCATCTAAGCCTGTTATGCATTACAGATACCATCTGTAGTAGATGAAACGCCGTCACTTGAACCAGGAATCTCGCTGACTAAAAACAAAGCCTTACGCTTGAAGACACGGCAAAGTCCTCGGTGAGGTAGGGGGTTGATGTTGATGTCATTTGATGCTGTTTGTTTTGGGATAATTACGAATTGGATACGGTGAAACGAGGTGCAACTCCTTTCAAAGGGTAAAAAGTATGTTTCTGAAGCTTTACTTTGTTCCTCAGCTGAACACAAACATTAGCTCTGTTCCAAATCATAGTGGGCTTTCTATGTAGGCAGCATGGTACAGCTGCATTCTAAGAACCTTTTTTCTCTGTAAATTATTAACGCAGAATTCTCAATAAAGTCTAAAGAATCTATGGCGACAAGCTCCAAAAATCGTTCAAAGATCTGGGGTtcgtaatgtttttgaaagaagtatttTATTTTCACTAAGGGCGTGTTCACACTTGACGTCtttttttcaaactgccagcgtctgttttacattataatcctatggagtaaactgTGTTTTTACAAAAGTGAAcgcttttttaaacgccaccgccggcgtctttttctgcagctcggAGCAtcttttcaagttgaaaaaatgttaacttttctgaagaaaacgccctacgtcaagcgttTTTTTgagagctgaccaatgacaagcgagtagctagacctgtcgtttccataacaacaagatAAAATGGGGAAGGTGCCgttatatagacttttattttattgttgtgaactggatcaaagtccttttaagacaagtcatgtcactcggcggccatctttgaaacgcctctcgggcagccaagtgcagctcctatctattTGAATGGAGAaaaatcaaattctccaaaactgttagCCAAACTAAAtctctccaaagaaatccaacaagaactgcctcataaatatagttccttgtgctttaaaagcgttaaaaaaaacgcttatttttcccggctagatgagccagtgcgcatgcacagtactgaacgcacgtcttagagcgcagactgtttctatagcaaccgggacttctaacgcgctgactttactaattaacgattggctctttcactaagaaggcggagcttcgcggccataatgaccgttgcatttttccccattcaaaactacacgagtgacatgtctttggtattctatagtctttgactgGATTCGCCTCCCCGTTAACTTCAAAAACCGTCGTGCAGCATTGTtagcttcttgagccgcacatTGACATGTACAGTAGCGTCGTTGCACTTCGGGCGTTCCTTTTTCGagcagacctttcccgatcccgtccccctatctctctcccacttcgcttcctgtctaaatactgtcctatcaaataaaaggcaaaaatgtcaaaaaagaaaagagccagcttcctcttttatcgacatttctgctccacacataggctactgttgcagccgttgttatagcaacaaaaagacgCCCTCTGCTGCAAAGCGTCCagattttttgttactaaaaaagCGCGcctgtcaactttttcttgtcagaAAAGACGGCAAGAGTGAACACGgcctaaggctgcatttatttgattaaaatgcggtaaaaacttgaaatattattacaatttaaaacaccTACAAtagcaacgtgcagtaaacggtaaaactgtttgcagtaCAAACCAGTGTGTCCATACACTAGTTTACAAAATCAAGccgca
It encodes the following:
- the rhbdl1 gene encoding rhomboid-related protein 1, with the translated sequence MLLALVQSNEHGHVCYQELIELLSSKRSSSFRRAIANGRRTLQREILLDETGLGVYKRFVRYVAYEILPCETDRRWYFHQSRLCPPPVFMAIITIVQIIVFMCYGVMLNKWVLQTYQPDFMKSPLVYHPGHRAQIWRFFSYMFMHVGLEQLGFNALLQLMIGVPLEMVHGILRISLLYMAGVVAGSLTVSITDMRAPVVGGSGGVYALCSAHLANVVMNWAGMKCPYKLLRMILALVCMSSEVGRAVWLRFSPPLPSSGPQPSFMAHLSGAVVGISMGLLILRSYEESLHKQCSWWVLIFSFITFLLFAIFWNIFAYELLGVQIPPPP